The DNA window ACCTGTGAAGTAGATCTGATATCCACTAAACTAACAATCAACGCATAAGGAGTAGCATTCAACATGCTAATATTATATCTAAAGTACACATACTTATAAATCAGAATTGCCATCATGTTAAATATCTAAAGGCTCTAATAtgaataacattttcatttcagtaaatcTCTATCTGATAACGCTTAAACGCAtcagtgctgcaggctctgaCACCATGAGCAGTTCGCTGCTCACATGGCTCCCCAGCCTTGGGGGAAGAGCTGTGTCTAAGTGATGTCTGCCATGTAACAGGGacatccagcagcactggggaaaaGGTCCACACATAATCTTATGGAAAATTACAAACATTTCTAACCTACTAAGTTCTGTGTCAGAAGGGCCACATCTCTTCTTCCACGCGCACAAAGGCCACCTTTAGAGCCACCACTGATCCTCGCAATAGGCTCAGGATCAACCAGTTCACCGGCCTAGTACAGTGAATCATAAAGACAGCATAAACTTCTTACCACATCACCATTTACTCATTCACATAAATTAACAAAACTTCACACCACTTAAGTCAAACAAACAGTTGAATACTTTCTTCCCTTCTATTTCaaagtgtgttttcttcttcatttaaagaagaaaccataataaaaacaaataaaaacatccttGTTCTTGTGGCACCACCACCTCTTAAAGACTGCCCTTCCAATTCTACAGCAGTGCTTTAACTTTGACAGCTGCTCTACTGAGACATTACTGCTGATAAAACATCACGCTTCTCTCCACCTCACCTTCGCCATCAAGCACTGCTAGTTGAAGACctcagcaggaaagaaaagaaccagATATATCCTATTAACATATCATTTTTGCATAATATGTTTAACAGCAATCATTAACTTGTAACATGCAAGAAACTTAGTGGTTATGAATGTATAATGATAATGTTTAAAACACTGTAACTCACTTACCTTTATACACTTTACAAGCTCACATCTGATCATCTTTATGCCACCCTGCTCAATGTCTAAATAAAATTACCATCAAGAACGACATACTTTTTTCATCTTCCCAAAACAATTGTTTATACTCAATTCATAAAACTCGATTGGCCACTTACCTCTTTAGCTTCCAGGTCCACTATATTCTTCCTTCATATCTTGAACAACAGGATTTTACGTAAAAATGCTAAttcaaaaatattcctttttacACTCGAATAATACATAAAGAGCTTCCGCTTGACAATTAACTCCTTACTAAATGTGCACAAAGTTTCCACATATCCAATTGAAGcctctgttaaaaaaaacaaactcatgTCTTTACAAACAAACACTATTACTGCATAAGTAAATACATGTGatgaaaaaaacatctgcagaaataCGTAGCATTTGTAGAACTTAATGGGAACAGGGGAACGAGCTTGTTTAAACCATCATTTTTTACTTAGAGCTAATGGggctaagagaaaaaaaataaaaagactcaCATAACTCTGGATTATAAAGGAACATATCTACCCTTTTCACATCTGCAACCAATACACGCACAAAAAActcaaaacctttttttctagTTCCCGCGTATCATAGCATTAATTTGTATCTGAAAGCACAGATATCATAAACAACCAAATGGATAGCGTTTGCTTTTTTGAGACAGTCTGAGGAATGGGGTGACCTTTATCACTACTAAATCTTCATGCTGAGTGTGAAGCAAGTTCCCATAAAGAGGTATTTACTACCAATTCTAGGTAAGTTATATGGAAATAACCCTGTATCTACTGTAGCTGCTTAACACCAAGATATTTACAACATTTaacaacaaagcaagaaatATAAAGAACTGAGCTAAAATATGATTAACATATCTATTAAATATAGAATATCATTTAAACAAACAGCAGGTATATCCATCGATCTTAGCGGACTAATAAATAATGTATAGAAACTAGAATCTATCTGCTTACGTTTAAAGACAATCTGTTGCAGTGGGTGCACTGACCCTTATTGTTTCATCCTGTACATTCCAACCTCATCTGTCCTGACTATTAactctgcagaaggaaaaaaagagaaaagctttgaaagcaTGGCATCCTTGCAACAACAAAGCTGCTAGGTCTGTACAGAATCACTCCTTGCGAGCGCATTAGACACTTTTTTTGATTTTGAtcaattattatttatttcacgAGGGCAATAAAATATACACTACACACAAGCTCAAACATCCAATACTGACATAAGTTTAAACATGTGCTTTTGAAATTCTCAATCTCATTATGAATCACTATTTAATATTCTTCAGCGAAGTGTGTCCACTCTATAGCGAAACTTAGCTGcgcttttcttctttttctataaGAGATCTTTGCTATATTTTGGAGTATCCCCACTACTAAGATACTATGGGCATATTCACAGTTTTAAGATACAAAGATATAACAACTTcaagaataaatgaaatgacAACTTCCAGCTCTGACCTGGTACAAGAATAACCTTAAAGAAGACTGGATTCCAATGCATTTTTACTTCCACACTGCTGTCTTTTAGAGAAACTGCTTACTAACATCTACAGGGAGATACATGTTCAGCTGCGTAGCATAGTGATTATATATTCAGCTCGAAGCAACtactaaattaaaaattacaccACTACCGCTACAATTACACATTGTAATTATACATAGCGTTTTTATTGGCTAACGGCACAACATTTGTCGAGTATATATTATCTTGGcccacaaagaaaagaacagtatAAATAACGCGCAAACTTGTCCCTAGGAGAAAAAGagttccaaaaaaaaacctggcCCCAGTAAGCAAACTACCAGACAAGCAGTCTCTAGCACCCCAGCTTCAATATTCAAAGATCAAAGTGTACTCACTTTCCCAACTTTCTTTCTATTATTACAACTTCTAAAGAAACCCTGCCATGGGCACACCTCAAGCCCCCCAGAAAGTTGTGCTCAGAAAGGTGTGATGTTTATTGAATACCGCCTTCCTCTAGCGAATTTGGGTGAGTTTGTTGatgttttctgattatttttcatttaaataatcaCTCCCTTCAGAATACCCCTTTAACTTGTTTTACCTGCAGCTGTCCATAATCTCTTTGAAAGTGTAAtccatcatttttaaattaagaacGGATACGAACCACCAAAATTCACAAAATCATCTTGAAACTGTAACATCTATTAGACAATAGTTCTTTTCTAAGATATGTTAACTAACTTTGTTCAGAAGATGCTTTCCCAACCTCTTGTGCTATCCCTTAAGATAAATGTTTAGACTTTATACACAACATGTATTAGGAGCCCCCAATTTGCCGACAGGTCATATTCATACCTCTTTATGGTCTTGACTGAGAGGAAGCGAATTTCTCAGCCAATATATTCTATACGTGTACTTAGAACCACAAACTACGTCAGTCCTTATTCAGTCACATTAGTACTAAGTTCTAACAATAGATCTATAGCTGGAAATATCTTCTCTTACAAATCAAAGCAATTACAAGCCAATAGATCGATCAAATAATTCTGTAAGCACTGCGCCCAAGTTATAATTGAAATATATTAAGCAGTAAATATAATCGTCTCACCTATcattactgctgttttcttgcaaTCGATGGAAcgcttttaaaataagaatgtaaACATTATCATAACATTCAGAAACTGTACCAGTATTATTACAGACTGAAAAAGTGATTATTAGAAAGTGAGCTAATACAATATGGGGCAGAAAAGACAACGAGATTAAATATGAGCAAGTCAGGAGAAAGAGACCATGTCTTACATGCAACTGCAAATTTGAAAATTCTACAAAACGGCgagaaaacaaagcatagaACAATCTAATATTTAAAATCGAGACTATCCACGATGAGAGATTGAATTTATTAATATACTTGGGGCCTTACCATGCTCTATCACTTACATCAACTTCTAAGAAGAAATTGACACAGTTGCAACATAATGACTTTAACAGTGTCAACCCGGAAAAACCCAtcctattttttaaaattatttataatatcTACAATTAAATTTGGTAATCTCTatgcctgctgctcccactcGGTGCCAGGGGGTATTCACATATCGTAGTTTCTCCCATCTCTTCCTATACTATGGCAGAACTTAAGGGGAACACACTAAGATAATACATTACTATACTGTAAAACGCTGAACAAGAAAATAACCCACAGAAATCAGAACGTGAAAGCCACTAGACACTATTTAATTAAGATCAAGatactttaaataaatttgaGTCATCTGCAATTTTAAGACTAAACTATGCTTGTCAGCCTCCTAAGATTCTAATTATCAATTGAATCTTATGATTTAACCTCACCAGCCCACTGACCCTTATTTATTCTCATTATTCTTCAAAATCACTGCATGCAGAGCCTCCGAGTTAATACTGAATCATAGCTATTCAAACCTCCTCAGCGTCGACAGCCACAGTCAGAGACCAAGAATGCCCAAAATATTGATTCTCTTCAAAGGAttttatcaaagaaaaacttttaaagaaTTGAACAATAGTTCAACACCATTTTATAAGACCCACTGTCTTATAAAACTCATGCTATGAGGTACTTCCATTTTCACACTAAGCAAAAAGACCTCCGGGAAACTCTATCACTCGCACCTGCATGTCCTGATTCTCTTGTAATTTGTGAACAATGATTAGGAAGGATAGTAGTTGTTCTCTTCTTCAATGTACACCAGAGCAGATGGACAGACTAATCTTTTATAATCGTTTTTCTTCAAATCATCATACTCCTCACAAGTCAATGCCAAAACAAGAACACTATAAACTACGTTCAATGACACACTCTTTCCTGTCAATAACTTTTGCTCATATATCATTCATTATATTCTCCTAAAGAATTCACAAAACGAGTCTGCAGTTACAGTAATCCACTCTCGACGCAGCAAGTACACTACACTTACATTAACAGATAAGATAGATACCTATCTATTTATAAAATGACTCTTGCTCATTCATATGAAAACccaaaatacaaatgaaaacatctaTCTGAAGACCTCAGAGTTCCATGAAGTAATGCCTAAGCAAATataacttattaaaaaaatatcagaaaatgcATAAATGCAGGACAACATAAAGTGGAATAGGGGTTtggaagctttttctttgtgaCTGACCAACAAACATTAACAGCTACTCTCAACATAATCACCATTTGCTTACTCAAGGAAGCTTCCTCTTCCATCAGCAGCTTACATTTTTCCTGTGTATCACTCTGAAGACCCCCATATATTCCCTGTTGAAGAGGCTAATAAGTTGCCTCTGCATCTGCACTAGAGTCATCCCTATACCAACTTTGATACACATTGACACTTTATCCTCATAACAGACTGGAGTAAAAAGTTGTATGCTCTGTGATATGCACAATTCTTCCAGAACACTGCATCTTTGGTTCTCCATTGGGAGGACCAGTATGTGCCTCTTGCATGCATCCGAATATTTATAATAGTCAGATCTTTATTCACAACCATCAGTTATCCGTGCTGCTTACATAAGCGATGACGAGCAACGCGTACTTTTATTCTCATAATGATCCCTTGTTTCGTATCTGCCTATATCGGCATAATGCTGCTATATCTGTTCTTAATCTCTTTGTTCGAACAAAAAGGGTTCTACAGTTCTGGTGTAATACTAAGCACAGTTAAGGCTTCAAGCATCGTATATACAAAAGGGTTTTCTTTCCTACTGGAAGAAACAGGCAATTATTATGGCCCATTGAGCTCAGATTAAGCATTTccatcaaaaaaagaaagaaaagaaaaaagaaaagaaggaaaaaaaaaaagaaaaaaaaagagaagcatcaGCTACAATCCTTGTAAAGCTGTAAATGCAAATGGAACAATCTCGTtttccataaaaaaataatctctataCACTTTTATTCTACATATCTTCAAACTTCTCCATCATCTTCTAATCCCCTCATAGCTACGCAAGAGAATCCAAAACTGCTCGAAACCCGTATactgaagggaaataaaataaaaatataaaaatctccaaaataaatcagaaacacTCTAAAAATTGTTGCTGCATTCAATCAGTGTGTAGTAATTATTTCCCTGTATCATATTACTCTTTAAACAGTTGAGGTTACCCCAAATccaattttcatcttttcttggCCTTGGGCTAGACacgtttttttgtttgtttgttgttttaagatCATCTATAGCAATTGACCAACACATACCTGGAAATCTACCTtggctttctgtttgtttgctttgctgtttttataCACAGTTATTGTACTTCCAGCAAAAAAGGTCTGCACCGGTCACACATGAGCATCTTAGGGTCAAACTGAATTGCCTTCGCTTCCGACTTCTCATGAATCActcaaaatacatttgcagtACGCATATCAAACGCTGGGCACAGCTCTCATTTTCTGTAGACCCCCTCATAACACCAAAACCTTGCAACACCTTCCCATACATTCAGCCTAGAGCATGGCCACTTTTCCTCACTGTTATCCACTGCCAAtaatcttttcctgtttctaagAAGGGTGGGAACCATGAGTCTCTGGTGTGCCTTTTGTGAAATGGACCACTAGGAGAAAAACTGGTTTACGTCTACTTCGCTTCTATATAGCATGACTATGTGACTATCCCTTGAATGAACACACTGCTGCCCTTCAATTGGATAACTTCCCTGCCCAgtacatttcattaaaaaacggcaaaaaaaaaaaaagatNNNNNNNNNNNNNNNNNNNNNNNNNNNNNNNNNNNNNNNNNNNNNNNNNNNNNNNNNNNNNNNNNNNNNNNNNNNNNNNNNNNNNNNNNNNNNNNNNNNNGTCACTCGAGCTGTACAGAGAATGGAGACCTGAGATAACAGAATTCCtgttaaaatatgttctttatACCTTATAACTAAAAATCCAACCATATATATTCTTTAGAACTGGATTTTGCTTGTTGCCATACCACGGACAAAAGATTTCAAAGTaacttttcttgaacacttgCCTTCTTTTGATATATCAGGACCATTTTTACTCTATAATCCTTTGTATTCCTCACTAGCCCACTGTGCCCCATATTTGGGGTATGTTAAAAGTCACACCATATCACCTTCCAACTTCACACACTATAATGTGATTCATTCTTTTATACTGCCGTCACTAAAAAGTTGTCCCAAACAGGGGGATGGGAAGTAGGTTCTTGTAAAGTTCAGCTCCTGTGAGTGTTGGAGGCTGTTTAATTTGTTCTAAAAAGTCCAGAAGCAGATCTATGAATAACCACATAAGgaataacaaatacatttccCTCACCACATTCAAGCTTTAAActatcagaaaagaaagcagaaatgaaaaatactacAATAGGTAGAGGTGTTTATTCAGGCTTCCTGTTTTCACCATCTGTATTGACATTTTTAACACTTCATCACAATGAGAAATTAGAAAAGGAATCGTAATTGTAAATATTGAATATGACTGCTACGTTTTCTCATTCCCTCTCTCATTTGTTATAAGATACTGCAGTGTATCTCGTGTCTCTCTTGTTAGCATTTCATAGAGCACTTCCACAAAACATACGTTTTGGTCTTGTCTCCAGCACTTTGTTCTGTCACGCGACAGATGGCTTTACACTGAagcatatgaaaatatttaaattctcCATAAACCTGTTGAAGTATGAAATGTCTGCAAGTAATCACTATCTTGGCAACTACTTCTTTAATACAGGTATTACAGTGTACTATGCAGTGTTCCCATACTGACTTCAGATTTGACATTGCCACTCTAAACTCAGTTTCTCACTCAGCTTATTTAGTAGTAGCACGGCTTGATTCAAAATGATGTCACTTCTAAGCAGAAAAGAGCATTTTAGTTATTGTCTTTCTGATTACCACTGAGTAATAAAATCACATTAGAAAGATTAAATTTAGTCACATCAGGTAATTGTGTCAGCGCATGAAGGAATCTGGAGCACTACAGGACTTGGTTTGTTTCTGTCTCCTCTCTGACATTAAGACAGatgttatatttattttcaacagcTGTTGGTAGAACATTGTCCTCGCAGACTTGATTCCAGATTTCTCTCACATCATATTCTATCCTATGGCAAACTGGCCACTAGCTCTGCAAGCTTAAAGAGAGAGCAAAGAGGATGTTCACAATGCTTATCACTCTCATGACACCTATACTAAACCAAGAAAATTCACTTTCAATTTGCAAACCAGGACAAACGTGAATACTCCTTAAACATATATTAACAAAGCAGTCCAGAAAGAACCCTACAGCTCATCTAAGGTTGCAAGGCAgcatgggcagggacacctcccattGGGCCAGGCTACTCCATGCTCCgcccagcccagccttgagcactgccagagatggggcacccacaactgCCTTGGACAGCCTGTATCCAGGCTCAGAAGTTCTTCCAGATATCCAACCTAAAACAATTctctttgtcctatcacttTGCTCATGATAAAGTACTCGTCTCTAGCCTTTTCAGGCTGAACAGGCTTCCCCAGAACAAGACCAAGCAAGAGTCTTGACACCATAAAGTCATGGAGTGTGACATCACCGGGCAATGGACTGTgacctcacagctctgcactgctcatACTGGGGCGCAGCAGAGCCTGACCCAGCCGAGCTTGTTCCTGGTGTCTGGCTGAGCACGTTGGCGAGGTCTAGAGACCCAGCGAGGCTTTCTTGGTTTGTGCTGCGGGGTTTTGGGAGCTGTTCTCAGTGCCCAACCCCACCACATTCCCTGTATTTCCCTGGCACTGCCTGGATCAGGCAGCCGGGTCCCAAAAAGCGCAGTCGAGGCAGAGGAGGTGAGAGATGGGGGGTCACATCCCTGGGGTGGCCACAGGGTTCAGGGAGCTGCTAAGGCTGCATCTACAGCCAGCAGGGAATGGGGTGGCTGATGGACCAGGCCACAACTGCTGCCTACCCCAGGACACAAACTGACTATGGCATCTCCTTGCAGCATTTGGGACTCACTCCAGAAGGGGAGCACAtttccatctcctgctgcccagcccAGAACGTGGCCATGGAGGAGCAGTTCTGTGCCATCTGCCGAGACGCAAGACCTGACACCTACGTGGTGCCCTGCGAGCACCACTTCTGTCTCCGCTGCATCCTGCAGTGGACCTTGAGGAAATTCACCTGCCCGCTCTGCAGGAGGCTCATGAGTACCATCCACTTCGCAGTGCGGGCAGATGGCTCTCTGCCCTGTGTCATCACGCTGCCATCCGAGTACGAGGCAGAGAGCCACGATACAGCCTCCCTGTGGGACGTGGCCGCCCCGCACCCAGCTCCATCGGGCAGCCCCACCGAGCACGGAGAAGAGGAGCTCCCCGGCACGTCCCACACGGCTCCAAGGGATGCAGACGCCGGTCCCAGCCTTACACCCGTCCCCGGGGAGGAGCACGAGCCCCAACGGGAGGCAGCAGCGGCACCTTCAGCCCaggcctgcagcagcagcccccaaCGGGAGGCAGCAGCGGCACCTTCAGCCCaggcctgcagcagcagcagcagcagccccaccgCTGCCCAGCGGGGCAGGGACGGCTTGGCCCGCAGGTCCGGCCGCCCCAGGAAGAGGAGGGCCCGCAGCTCCTGGAGCACTTCGCAACCCCGAAAGAAGCCGCCCCCGCGGCACCATTAGCAGCATCCATCGTTGTTAATAAATAACATTGAGAACTACACGGCTGTTCTGCCTCGGTTCTACTCGGAGCAAAACGTGCAGCAC is part of the Coturnix japonica isolate 7356 chromosome 14, Coturnix japonica 2.1, whole genome shotgun sequence genome and encodes:
- the LOC107320878 gene encoding RING finger protein 151-like, with the translated sequence MEEQFCAICRDARPDTYVVPCEHHFCLRCILQWTLRKFTCPLCRRLMSTIHFAVRADGSLPCVITLPSEYEAESHDTASLWDVAAPHPAPSGSPTEHGEEELPGTSHTAPRDADAGPSLTPVPGEEHEPQREAAAAPSAQACSSSPQREAAAAPSAQACSSSSSSPTAAQRGRDGLARRSGRPRKRRARSSWSTSQPRKKPPPRHH